A genome region from Bradyrhizobium commune includes the following:
- a CDS encoding TIGR03809 family protein, which yields MTHRQSAAGGRDIAARWCALAEQRLEHLSEMFETGRWRRYHSEIAFLENIQEAKRAVQTWRAIATGGDVAAAAASVTSAFGWSPATMPRVFPREQAQTVQPKAVHIAPETAIPVRLKPTPDVLPEVTEAPLVPVPPTVPLAAPAPVASFTAPADVPSLKAPAARAPLTAPAVRSPLTKPAAMAALLPQFAPPAAEIVAAPERVVEFTFSLDGLEARYPLLRNAF from the coding sequence ATGACACATCGCCAAAGCGCGGCCGGAGGCCGCGACATTGCGGCACGCTGGTGCGCTCTCGCAGAACAGCGGCTGGAACATCTTTCAGAAATGTTCGAAACAGGACGCTGGCGCCGCTATCACTCTGAAATCGCGTTCCTCGAAAACATCCAGGAAGCCAAGCGCGCGGTCCAGACCTGGCGCGCCATCGCGACCGGCGGCGACGTTGCCGCAGCTGCCGCGAGCGTGACCTCTGCCTTCGGCTGGTCGCCGGCGACGATGCCGCGGGTGTTTCCGCGCGAGCAGGCCCAGACCGTGCAGCCGAAGGCCGTCCACATCGCGCCTGAGACCGCCATTCCAGTCAGGCTCAAGCCGACGCCGGACGTGCTCCCTGAGGTGACCGAAGCTCCGCTCGTGCCGGTTCCCCCGACGGTGCCGCTTGCGGCGCCTGCACCGGTGGCATCGTTCACGGCGCCTGCTGATGTCCCGTCGCTCAAGGCTCCCGCTGCGAGGGCGCCGCTAACCGCACCTGCTGTGAGGTCGCCGCTGACCAAGCCTGCCGCGATGGCGGCGCTCCTGCCCCAGTTTGCACCGCCGGCCGCCGAAATCGTCGCAGCCCCCGAGCGTGTCGTCGAATTCACCTTCAGCCTCGACGGCCTGGAAGCGAGGTACCCGCTGCTGCGGAACGCGTTCTAG